DNA sequence from the Phyllopteryx taeniolatus isolate TA_2022b chromosome 14, UOR_Ptae_1.2, whole genome shotgun sequence genome:
TAACCCAAGTCAACATATATTGCACAATTATAAATCAAAGTTGAATAACATGAATATTGAACCTTTCTGCGACACGACTGGAAAAACTCAATCCGATCCAGTCGCCGGTCCGAGGCCCGGGGGCGGCGCCTGGTCCGCAGGcgacaaatgtattgaaaatgaaaCGCCACCATTCGGCGAGCGATCGCGACACATTCGAAGGGGTTTTGCGCGCGCCGGCGACACACTCGGGCACTCACGCGGTTTTCGCCGTCTTTTGCGTTCCCAAAGTAGTTTTTGAACCGGTGTTAAGTGTGTTTAGACTTGAAACTATTCCAGGTGGTTCTGGACTATATCATCCCCAGTTATGATGATGTTGTGCGAGATATTTGGATACCGTTAGCTGAACATTTATTCTTACCTTTCGATCCAAGAACTTGGAGCGCATCTGTATGTCTTCTTCCCAAACCAAGGGGATTTTCTCGTAAGCTTTgagggaaaacaaaaatcaacacgTAAAGGAAAGCCTGTGCCGCGAGAATGAGTACGGCGTGCCGTACGACGGTGTCGCTACCTTCTTCGTTCTGTGACGGCAGCTGCAGTAACCTCATCGTGACCGGAGAGCCCACCTGCGATCTGCTCGCAAGATGCCTGACAAAACGGCCACAGGCAAAATATTCTTGGCGTATACGTCACGAGGACAAGCGCGACGTGGCCCGGAGGCGGATTGGAGGTTTTTCCGCATTCGCTTGAACGATCCTTCACAACAACGTTAACATGCAAAAGCATCGAGCGCAGTCCGACGTTCTCTTTCGAAAACCTTGGCTCTGGAAGATCGCACAAAGCCGGGCCGCGTTCTATTCATCATTGCTTTTGAATTCCATGGCTCAAATGGTGCCATTTAAATGTTGCGGAGATAACGAGTCTTGAATCAATTCTTCACCAATCAAGCGCGGGAAGGGTATAAAGGCGCGTGCCAATGTTCCCACGTTCTCTCGGTGATGACCCTGCGAGTCGGCTGCGGATGCGCGGAAGGGAATGGCTCTTACCCGTCGGGCAAAAAGTAGCAGTGCCACGTCGTCGGGCTTTCATCCACGGAATGAAGAATCCTCTCCACGCCGAACAGGTCCACAGTTTGCCCGTTCATCTCCATCCGCTTCTGCTCCAGCTCTCGCTGATCACGCACACAAACGCCGCACCGCTTAACATCACTTACTATTTGGACCAGAGTCTCGTCCTCGACCTCATTTGCACGGACGCGCAGTACTTCCGCGAAATCGTCCGCCCGCCCGTCCGTCCGTGTTAGCGTCGGAGGACCGCCGGCCCTCAAACGGGCTAACCTCGGACAACTAGTCCCGGTTGTCAACCGCCGTCGCCTCGCCACTCGCATATTCCCGTTGTTGTTGCGAcgtttacaagaataaagattGATTTTGTTTACAAATAGCCACTGGAAACACATGTATAACGAGTATAATAGTATATTTTAAAACGCCGTTCGAACCcgatgaaaaaaatgcatgaaaccGGAAGGTTTGCGATCACTTACAAAGGTGGTGCGGCTGATGCGCAATTTGTTGTCAAAGGAGAGGAAGGTCATGTGTTCCGGCACTTTCTTCCTCAAAGCCATCAGGCGCATGAGCAGGAAGTTGGAGCCCTCGGTTACGAGCCCTCGGAGGGCGGCCGCGGGATGCCAGACGCTGTCCCTCGTCACCTCCTGCGCACACGCAAACATTCGGCGGTGAGATTGCGTCACGGGCAAGGCACAACAACAACGTTACAAACGCGTTCCGATTGCCGTGGCGACTCTTGCGCCGACCGACCGACGAGAGGATGGGAAAACGCCGACGTCGTCGTCGAGGGTTGTAATTCAACTGCGGTCGCTCGAACAAACGGGCCCAATGCCCCCCGTCGCCCCGAGCGCCCTcgagaacgttttaacccttcgCTCGGCTCGACGCTCACCTTTCCGACACCGCTAACTTGATCGACGCTCATCTGTCCGTCCCGTCGCACCATGTGACAGCGCTTG
Encoded proteins:
- the catip gene encoding ciliogenesis-associated TTC17-interacting protein isoform X2; this translates as MEAPERSEKGGKLAAETRASEEALAFLAGVEPEELPKCAFADSLTTASEGGRDLGSFRVSVEFARRAGRPCLLLHARSRGAVDDSPCGTTLTVYLTADLEVLEEERHEYVELDGRVLDKRCHMVRRDGQMSVDQVSGVGKEVTRDSVWHPAAALRGLVTEGSNFLLMRLMALRKKVPEHMTFLSFDNKLRISRTTFRELEQKRMEMNGQTVDLFGVERILHSVDESPTTWHCYFLPDGHLASRSQVGSPVTMRLLQLPSQNEEAYEKIPLVWEEDIQMRSKFLDRKTSVKNIFVLSNRSQSRPALKKRRKRQKPPTSKKRRRRKRSPRHH